The following are encoded together in the Candidatus Methylomirabilis lanthanidiphila genome:
- a CDS encoding Cation diffusion facilitator family transporter codes for MNHGIAHNHGDFVGRRLQIGIVLNLLFAVAELTAGLTAGSLALIGDAWHNFSDVIGLAVSWVALRQVERPANERKTFGYHRASILAALANGIALIGITLWLFYAAINRLGSPVVPEAPVMMAVAGIGFLINVGVALSLRRGTRDLNIRSAFLHLLNDGFVSLGVVAAGAIILFSGWSLIDPLLSCVIGLLVLVGCWDIVAETVNVLMEGVPRGVQMDRLLRAVRSFPEVTDVHDLHVWSLSSHVYAMSCHLQVADLQSSYGDRLLERINQMLKERFGIAHTTFQLEAEACTLEQACTLNYSENRSQQSVVSSQ; via the coding sequence ATGAACCACGGCATCGCTCACAACCACGGGGATTTTGTGGGTCGGCGCCTGCAGATCGGGATCGTTCTGAACCTCCTGTTTGCCGTAGCCGAGTTGACGGCAGGCCTGACTGCCGGCAGCCTCGCGCTCATAGGTGATGCGTGGCATAACTTCAGCGACGTCATCGGGCTGGCTGTTTCATGGGTTGCGCTTCGGCAGGTAGAGCGGCCCGCCAACGAACGGAAGACATTCGGCTATCACCGGGCCAGTATCCTCGCCGCTCTCGCTAACGGGATCGCACTGATCGGCATTACCCTGTGGCTGTTCTACGCAGCGATCAATCGACTGGGATCGCCGGTTGTGCCGGAGGCGCCCGTGATGATGGCGGTGGCAGGGATCGGGTTTCTGATCAATGTCGGGGTCGCCCTGTCGCTTCGGCGAGGGACCAGGGATCTCAATATCCGCAGCGCCTTTCTGCACCTGCTGAACGATGGGTTTGTATCGCTTGGCGTCGTGGCGGCGGGCGCTATCATCTTGTTCAGCGGTTGGAGCCTGATCGACCCGCTCCTGAGTTGTGTGATCGGGCTGTTGGTGCTGGTCGGCTGCTGGGACATCGTGGCGGAAACGGTGAATGTGTTGATGGAGGGCGTTCCACGCGGGGTCCAGATGGATCGCCTCTTGCGGGCCGTACGCAGCTTCCCGGAGGTCACGGATGTGCACGACCTGCATGTCTGGAGCCTCAGCTCGCACGTCTATGCGATGAGCTGCCACCTGCAGGTCGCCGATCTTCAGAGCAGCTACGGCGATCGACTCCTCGAACGGATCAACCAGATGCTGAAGGAGCGCTTCGGCATCGCCCATACAACGTTCCAGCTCGAGGCCGAGGCCTGCACGCTTGAGCAGGCCTGCACCCTCAATTATTCAGAAAATCGCAGTCAGCAGTCAGTAGTCAGCAGTCAGTAG
- a CDS encoding DNA helicase II has product MVEEPQVISAQNPAMGVDGLNAAQQAAVVHGDGPLLVIAGAGTGKTTVIARRIAHLITGKQARPDQILALTFTEKAAAEMERRVDLLVPYGFTDTWISTFHAFGDRVLREHALEIGLSPDFRLLTEPEQVIFFQEHLFELPLDYFRPLGNPMKHVQALLKLFSRAKDEDVGPDQYAAFAEELVCRAAAATPDDQALAERAQRETEIARIYRQYQELMAREGKLDFGDLMMRTLSLLREHPLALQQLQARFRYILVDEFQDTNYAQFQIVKLLAAAHRNVTVVGDDDQSIFKFRGASISNILGFRRDFPETKTVVLTENYRSTPGILDAAYRLIQHNNPDRLEYQEGVDKRLRSCNGDGPTVDSMVFQTYLEEADWVAERIEEMMETKACAPGDIAILVRRNSDADPFLRALNMKGIRWSFSGARGLYDREEIRLTISFLRLLADPYDSLSLFHLAGSEIYGVPATDLTLCNAHARRKHRSLYEVLRDLTRQPGALPELSAVSPEGIAAATALLDDVHRYLNKATREATGRILYEFLMEQPGYGKRLVQSNSSRDHQRVGNLAAFFGLVQRFGEVAPQDRVAGFVPYLTTLIEAGEDPPVANEETTEGAVAVLTLHKAKGLEYEAVFLAGLVEKRFPSIDRKEAIPLPDELINETLPTGDFHLQEERRLFYVGITRAKRYLFLTRARDYGTKREWKRSRFLAETLALPKEEEERPWHTTPEAAIGRGAPPPQIEVGPGVRADAPLTLSHYQIDDYLTCPLKYKYVHLLRVPVLREHTIVYGAALHRAVQAYNTRRIQGQTMPLEDLIHTFEAHWVNEGFISREHEERRLQEGREALARFHVYAGPRQPPAAVEKRFRFEVDGDLVTGFLDRVDEREGELIITDYKSSSVRDQKAADKDARESRQLALYALAYRESVGRVPDRVELHFLTPGGVVVGQAVKKDKDLQAAIDRVREAAAGIRAGLFPATPSQWDCGFCAFRAICPATVWVGERQG; this is encoded by the coding sequence ATGGTGGAAGAGCCTCAAGTGATCTCAGCACAAAATCCTGCGATGGGTGTGGATGGCCTGAACGCGGCCCAGCAGGCGGCGGTCGTGCATGGCGATGGGCCGTTGCTCGTCATCGCCGGCGCCGGGACGGGAAAGACGACGGTCATCGCCCGTCGGATCGCCCACCTGATCACCGGCAAACAGGCCCGACCGGACCAGATCCTCGCCCTGACCTTTACCGAAAAGGCAGCGGCGGAGATGGAGCGCCGCGTCGACCTGCTGGTTCCGTACGGCTTCACCGATACCTGGATCTCTACCTTTCACGCCTTCGGCGACCGCGTTCTGCGGGAGCATGCCTTGGAAATCGGTCTGAGCCCCGACTTCCGCCTGCTCACGGAGCCGGAGCAGGTGATCTTTTTTCAGGAGCATCTGTTCGAGCTTCCCCTCGACTATTTCCGGCCGCTCGGCAATCCGATGAAGCATGTCCAGGCATTGCTGAAACTGTTCAGTCGAGCCAAGGACGAGGACGTCGGCCCGGACCAATATGCGGCGTTCGCTGAGGAGTTGGTTTGTCGGGCGGCGGCGGCGACTCCTGATGACCAGGCGCTGGCGGAACGGGCCCAGCGGGAGACAGAGATCGCCCGAATCTACCGGCAGTATCAGGAGTTGATGGCGCGGGAAGGGAAACTGGACTTCGGCGACCTGATGATGCGGACGCTCAGCCTGCTTCGGGAGCACCCGCTAGCGCTCCAACAGTTGCAAGCGCGCTTTCGATATATCCTGGTCGACGAGTTCCAGGATACCAACTATGCCCAGTTCCAAATCGTGAAGCTCCTGGCGGCCGCCCATCGGAATGTGACGGTGGTGGGGGACGACGACCAGTCGATTTTCAAGTTTCGAGGCGCCTCCATCAGCAACATCCTCGGCTTCCGCCGCGACTTTCCCGAGACAAAGACGGTGGTCCTGACGGAGAACTACCGCTCAACACCCGGTATTCTTGATGCCGCCTATCGCCTGATCCAGCACAACAATCCGGATCGGCTGGAGTATCAGGAAGGCGTGGACAAACGCCTCAGATCCTGCAACGGCGACGGCCCGACGGTTGACAGTATGGTCTTCCAGACCTATCTGGAGGAGGCTGATTGGGTGGCCGAACGGATCGAGGAGATGATGGAGACGAAGGCATGCGCGCCCGGTGACATCGCCATTCTGGTTCGGAGAAACAGCGATGCCGACCCGTTCCTGCGGGCGCTGAACATGAAGGGGATTCGCTGGAGCTTCAGCGGTGCGCGGGGCTTATACGACCGGGAGGAGATACGGCTGACGATCTCGTTCCTTCGTCTGCTGGCCGATCCGTACGACTCCCTAAGCCTGTTTCATCTGGCCGGCTCCGAGATCTACGGTGTCCCGGCGACAGACCTGACCCTGTGCAACGCCCACGCCCGCCGGAAGCATCGGAGCCTCTACGAGGTGTTGCGCGATCTGACGCGGCAACCGGGGGCGCTCCCCGAGTTATCCGCCGTCTCACCAGAGGGGATCGCGGCCGCGACCGCCCTTCTGGATGACGTGCACCGCTATCTGAACAAAGCGACCCGGGAGGCGACCGGCCGGATCCTGTACGAGTTTCTGATGGAACAACCGGGTTACGGCAAACGCCTGGTGCAGTCGAACTCGTCCCGGGATCACCAACGGGTCGGCAACCTGGCTGCGTTCTTCGGGCTGGTGCAGCGATTCGGCGAGGTGGCGCCCCAGGATCGCGTCGCCGGTTTCGTACCCTACCTGACGACGCTGATCGAGGCGGGCGAAGACCCGCCCGTTGCCAACGAAGAGACGACAGAGGGGGCGGTCGCCGTCCTCACGCTCCACAAGGCTAAAGGACTCGAGTATGAGGCGGTATTTCTCGCGGGGCTGGTCGAGAAGCGGTTCCCTTCGATCGATCGGAAGGAGGCGATTCCGCTCCCCGACGAGCTGATCAATGAGACGCTGCCGACCGGCGACTTTCACCTGCAGGAGGAGCGGCGGCTGTTCTATGTCGGGATAACCCGGGCCAAACGGTATCTGTTCCTCACGCGGGCCAGGGATTACGGCACCAAGCGGGAATGGAAGCGCAGCCGGTTTCTGGCGGAAACGCTGGCGCTGCCGAAAGAGGAGGAGGAGCGCCCCTGGCATACTACGCCCGAGGCGGCCATCGGTCGCGGCGCGCCGCCGCCGCAGATCGAGGTCGGTCCCGGTGTCCGCGCCGATGCGCCGCTCACCCTCTCTCACTATCAGATCGACGATTACCTAACCTGTCCGTTAAAATATAAATATGTCCATCTCCTGCGGGTCCCGGTGCTTCGGGAGCATACGATCGTCTATGGCGCCGCGTTGCACCGGGCCGTTCAGGCGTATAATACTCGGCGAATTCAGGGGCAGACGATGCCGCTTGAGGATCTGATCCACACCTTTGAGGCCCACTGGGTGAATGAAGGATTCATCTCTCGAGAACATGAAGAGCGACGGCTGCAGGAGGGCCGGGAGGCCCTCGCCCGGTTCCATGTCTATGCGGGACCAAGGCAGCCGCCGGCGGCCGTCGAGAAACGGTTTCGGTTCGAGGTGGACGGCGATCTCGTCACCGGGTTTCTGGATCGGGTGGATGAGCGTGAGGGGGAATTGATCATCACTGACTACAAGTCGTCGTCGGTCCGGGATCAGAAGGCAGCCGACAAAGACGCCCGGGAAAGCCGGCAGCTTGCGCTGTATGCGCTGGCCTACCGGGAGTCGGTGGGCCGCGTGCCGGACCGGGTAGAGCTGCACTTCCTGACCCCCGGCGGGGTCGTCGTCGGGCAGGCGGTCAAAAAAGACAAAGACCTCCAGGCGGCGATCGATCGGGTTCGGGAGGCCGCCGCCGGGATCCGGGCAGGTCTCTTCCCGGCAACACCGAGTCAATGGGACTGCGGCTTCTGCGCCTTCAGGGCCATCTGTCCCGCCACCGTCTGGGTCGGGGAGCGCCAGGGATGA
- a CDS encoding nucleotidase yqfW, which translates to MRIGIDLDDVLADSLPHYLRAFNARFGFGVGLADAAWRIADRFPQIPRQEADDFFSELIADGFFSSRSLLPHAKEAVETLADDGHDLFIITGRTPRDERITMDWLTRVGVRSHFEAVVHRTCDPVERHKADIASGLELNLFIEDELAVALAVADTAIPVLLFDRPWNQGPLPGNVHRIESWYEALAQITDFNGNGAHR; encoded by the coding sequence ATGAGAATCGGCATCGATCTCGATGATGTCCTGGCCGACTCGCTCCCGCATTACCTGCGGGCCTTTAACGCGCGCTTCGGCTTCGGGGTAGGGCTTGCGGACGCGGCCTGGCGGATCGCCGACCGGTTTCCCCAGATACCCCGCCAGGAGGCCGACGACTTTTTCTCTGAGCTGATCGCGGACGGGTTCTTCTCGTCCCGCTCGCTCCTCCCGCACGCCAAAGAGGCGGTAGAAACCTTGGCCGACGACGGTCATGATCTGTTCATCATCACCGGCCGGACGCCGCGAGACGAACGGATCACGATGGACTGGCTGACAAGGGTCGGCGTACGGTCTCACTTTGAAGCGGTCGTCCACCGGACGTGCGACCCGGTGGAACGCCACAAGGCGGATATCGCATCAGGATTAGAACTGAATCTCTTCATCGAGGATGAACTGGCAGTAGCGCTTGCCGTGGCGGACACCGCCATCCCGGTCCTGCTGTTCGATCGTCCGTGGAACCAGGGTCCGCTTCCCGGCAACGTACATCGAATCGAGTCATGGTATGAGGCGCTGGCGCAGATTACCGACTTCAACGGCAATGGGGCGCATCGATAG